The following DNA comes from Rhodopseudomonas boonkerdii.
GAAAGCGACACCCGGAACTGCGCATGGCACAGCTCGCACAGGTAAAGGTAATCGTGTAATAATCGTTTATTCGCAGTAGTTTAGGTGAAGTTGAGCTGCGGGCGTTAAGCCTGCCGGTTCTCAGCATGTTCGATCATTGGCCGGTCGTGTCCGGCAGCGGCACGACCTTGAGCGGCGTGGTATAGGGTTCCACGCGCAGTGCGTCATTGGAAAACAGCCCAATCTGGCGCAGCGGGGCCTGTTCGAGCGCGCCGGCCTCTGCTTTACGGACGCCATATTGCCAGGCGGTCAGCGTGCCCTTCTCCGCGAGGTGCTTGGCAACGCCACCGGCATTCTTCGCATCGAAAGTCGCGAGCTGATCGTCGTCAAGACCGATAACGATCTCGTCCTTTGCGGTGATCACCTTGAACAACGAGACTTTCGAAGTCGCGAATGCAGGATGCGACACCACGCTCTCAAGAATGAGACCCGCAAGTGCGATACCAAGCAGCAGACGGTTGGAGCGGACAGACATCGGATTTCAGTTTCTTGGGATTTCTTGTGCTTAACGTCGTGCATGCCGAAACGGCATGGGCAGATTGAAGGCAGTGATCGGGGTTCAGGACAGAAGCGCCCCACGTCTCCTTTGGGTGACGCGGGGCGAACATGTCTTTCAATGATGTGTACTTAGTTACTTCGGCTGCAGTTTCAAGGCAGCGGAGTTGATGCAGTATCGCAACCCGGTGGGGCCGGGACCATCGTTGAACACGTGTCCGAGATGTCCATCGCACTTGGAACACAGCACTTCCGTGCGGATCATGCCGTGGCTGTAGTCCTGTTCTTCATCGACATGACTTTCTCGTGATGGCTGCGTGAAGCTCGGCCAGCCGCAGCCAGAATCGAATTTCGCATCCGACTCGAACAGCGTCTGTCCGCAGCCCGCGCAGACATAGGTGCCTGGCGTTTCGGTGAACTCGTATTCTCCACTGAACGGCCGCTCGGTCGCCTTCTCGCGCAGGATCGCATACTGCATCGGCGTAAGCTGGGCCCGCCATTCGGCTTCGCTTCTGACAATCTTGTCAGCAGTGGATTTGGTATCGGACATCATGCCTCCAGTTCGACCGCTCAGTGCGGAGCCACGTCAGTTCGTGGCCTTTGCCGCATTCACCAGTGTCGGCTTCTCGATGAAATTCCCGGCGAAGATCTTCTTGAGATTCTCGATCTTCGGCAGGTCGTTGTAGACGATATAGGGTTGATTGGGGTGAAGCGTCAGGTAGTCCTGATGGTAGGCCTCGGCTGGATAGAATGCCTGCAACATCCCCAGTTTGGTGACGATCGGCTTCTTGTAGACTTTGGCCGCATTCAGCTGAGCGATATAGGCTTCCGCAACCTTCTTCTGTTCCGGCGTGGTGGCGAAGATTTCCGAGCGATACTGGGTGCCGGTGTCCGGGCCCTGGCGGTTCAGCTGGGTCGGATCATGAGCGACCGAGAAATAGATCTGGAGGATCTTGCCGTAGCTGATCTGCTTCGGGTCGTATTTGATCTCGACGGCCTCGGCATGGCCTGTGGAGCCGGAGCTCACGGCGTTATAATTGGCGTTTGCCTTGCTGCCACCAGAATAGCCTGACACAGCGCTGACCACGCCGCCCGTATGCTGGTAGACGCCCTGCACGCCCCAGAAACAACCGCCCGCGATCACGGCGGTCTGGATGCCATCCGCCGCCTGCGCATCCGTGGCGGGAGCGGGAATGACCACGGCCTCTTCGGATGCAAAGGTTGGCGTAGCCAGAGCGGAACTGGCGGCAAGGGCGCCGGCCACGGCGGCGAACGTGAGACGGCTGAACAGAGAGCGCATAGCGGATCCTCTTGGTGTCGTGTGCCGGTATCGGCAGTCTAGCCCGACGGCACCGGCTGGCAATGGTCAGCGCGATGGGCGGTCACTGGAGATACGAACACCGGCCGGGCGCGTTACAGGCTGTGGCACACGGTTTCGTGAGACACTCTATCCTCAATCCGCATTGGCAAGAGATGGAGACCAGTAGGCGGCCGGACAATGAAAAAGCCGCGAGACGGGCGTCTCGCGGCTTCGTCGGATGGGAAACGTCGACGGGTCTTACGGGCAGGCGTAACGCATGCCGTTCTTGTTGAGATAGGTGCCCGAGGCTGGATCATAGGATCGATAGCGCTGCGCGCAGTAGGCATGGTTCTGTTGCTGCTGGGCGGCCTGCGCCTGACTGGCTGCAATGGCGCCGCCGATGATGGCGCCTGCGGCAAGGCCGCCGATGACGGCGCCGGCACTCGGGCCGCGGCGATAGCCGCCGTGATAACCGTGATGATGGTAATGGCGGCGATAATACTGCACCTGCTCGACGGCCGGGGCGTTATGGCTCACAGCGGCCTGGCTGATCGCGCTCTGGGTCATCAAAGGCGCGGACGCGGCGGGAGCCGCGAACGACACGGCGGTCATGCCGGCAAGAACGACGGCGGCGGCGGACTTCATCAATCGCATTTCGACTCCTGCATGGAAGGTGAGAAGTGAGATCAACGTCTTAAGGACGCGACGGTTTCAGGGCAAAGACATTTAGTTCCTGCGGCATTCGCGCGCAGTTCGCGCGGTGGTGGTCATACCACGATGCTCAATCGCTTGGCGGCGCGCGTGATGCCCGTATAGAGCCATCGCGCGCGGCTGTCCTGGAACGCAAAGCTCTCGTCGAACAGCACCACATCGTCCCATTGCGAGCCCTGGCTCTTGTGCACGGTGAGCACATAGCCGTAGTCGAATTCGTCGTAGGGCTTGCGCTGCTCCCACGGCAGCGTCTCGACACCGCCGGTGAAGCAATCGGCACGCACGGAGACCTTCGTGACCTTCCCGCCAAAATCCTCATCCGGCATGATGCGCATGGTGACGATGGCAGACTTCGACGTCGCCCGGGCACGCACGCGCCATAGGCCGCCGTTAAAGAGCGCCTTCTTGCGGTTGTTGCGCAGACAGACGAGTTTATCGTCGGCAACGGGCAGGGGGTCGGTGAGGCCGAGCTTTTCGCGCACGCGCATATTGTAGGCGCGGCGCGTATTGTTGCGGCCGACCAGCACCTGGTCCGCCGCCATCACCCGCTCCGGATCGAGCGATTTTCGCGAAACGACCTCGCTGTCGCCGAAGGTGCCGAGCGAGAGCGGCCGGCCTTCGCGCACATCCATCGACATGCGCACGATCGGATCGTGTTCTGCCTGGCGATGTACCTCGGTGAGCATC
Coding sequences within:
- the msrB gene encoding peptide-methionine (R)-S-oxide reductase MsrB — encoded protein: MSDTKSTADKIVRSEAEWRAQLTPMQYAILREKATERPFSGEYEFTETPGTYVCAGCGQTLFESDAKFDSGCGWPSFTQPSRESHVDEEQDYSHGMIRTEVLCSKCDGHLGHVFNDGPGPTGLRYCINSAALKLQPK
- the msrA gene encoding peptide-methionine (S)-S-oxide reductase MsrA; this translates as MRSLFSRLTFAAVAGALAASSALATPTFASEEAVVIPAPATDAQAADGIQTAVIAGGCFWGVQGVYQHTGGVVSAVSGYSGGSKANANYNAVSSGSTGHAEAVEIKYDPKQISYGKILQIYFSVAHDPTQLNRQGPDTGTQYRSEIFATTPEQKKVAEAYIAQLNAAKVYKKPIVTKLGMLQAFYPAEAYHQDYLTLHPNQPYIVYNDLPKIENLKKIFAGNFIEKPTLVNAAKATN
- a CDS encoding BA14K family protein, which encodes MRLMKSAAAVVLAGMTAVSFAAPAASAPLMTQSAISQAAVSHNAPAVEQVQYYRRHYHHHGYHGGYRRGPSAGAVIGGLAAGAIIGGAIAASQAQAAQQQQNHAYCAQRYRSYDPASGTYLNKNGMRYACP
- a CDS encoding ATP-dependent DNA helicase: MTSFTPHQDAALKAVGAWLKAKPGTGSTPQVFRLFGFAGTGKTTLARHIAEGVDGDVKFAAFTGKAALVMRNKGCHEASTIHSLIYRARESGEETPNFELWDDAPASKAKLIIVDECSMVDAELGRDLLSFDCPLLVLGDPAQLPPIQGGGFFTASEPDAMLTEVHRQAEHDPIVRMSMDVREGRPLSLGTFGDSEVVSRKSLDPERVMAADQVLVGRNNTRRAYNMRVREKLGLTDPLPVADDKLVCLRNNRKKALFNGGLWRVRARATSKSAIVTMRIMPDEDFGGKVTKVSVRADCFTGGVETLPWEQRKPYDEFDYGYVLTVHKSQGSQWDDVVLFDESFAFQDSRARWLYTGITRAAKRLSIVV